A stretch of the Bombyx mori chromosome 12, ASM3026992v2 genome encodes the following:
- the LOC101740964 gene encoding UDP-N-acetylglucosamine--dolichyl-phosphate N-acetylglucosaminephosphotransferase isoform X2 — MLSLILLMILSLIAFLITDELIHKLKNLFINAGLYGIDLCKTDKNKIPEALGVVSGCVFLITCFLFIPIAFGNGLMDTQHFPHNEFAEFLAALLSICCMLLLGFADDVLDLRWRYKLVLPTVASLPLLVVYYVNFNSTTFIIPIPFRSWFGVSVNIGFLYYIYMGMLAVFCTNAINILAGINGIEVGQSFVIALSIVVFDIIELQGDQYKAHTFSLHIMIPYLATTLGLLKHNWYPSRVFVGDTFCYVSGMTFAVVGILSHFSKTVLLFFLPQIINFIYSVPQLFHFIPCPRHRLPKFSAETNLLHASRSIIIKKDMNVFTKVMLQILTLLRLVDFTEDNESITINNMTLINLFLIKLGPMSEVMLTKKILLFQILCSCVAFVIRYPLATYFYDK, encoded by the exons atgttatcaTTGATATTATTGATGATTCTTTCATTGATAGCTTTTTTAATCACTGATGAACTTATTCATAAGTTAAAGAATTTATTCATAAACGCCGGCTTATATGGGATCGATTTATGCAAgactgataaaaataaaat ACCAGAGGCCTTAGGTGTTGTATCAGGATGTGTCTTCCTAAtaacatgttttttatttattcccatAGCGTTTGGAAATGGATTAATGGATACACAACATTTTCCTCACAATGAA TTTGCAGAATTTCTGGCAGCATTGTTATCAATTTGCTGCATGCTACTTCTTGGATTTGCTGATGATGTGTTAGATCTTAGATGGAGGTATAAACTTGTGCTTCCAACAGTGGCATCATTGCCATTACTTGTGGTGTACTATGTCAACTTTAATTCAACAACATTCATAATACCTATACCATTTAGATCGTGGTTCGGAGTTTCTGTGAATATTG GCTTTTTGTATTATATCTATATGGGTATGCTTGCTGTCTTCTGTACAAATGCAATCAATATCTTAGCTGGAATTAATGGTATAGAAGTAGGACAATCATTTGTCATTGCACTTTCCATTGTGGTATTTGATATTATAGAACTTCAAGGAGACCAATACAAGGCCCATACATTTTCTCTGCATATAATGATACCTTATTTGGCAACAACACTAGGACTGTTAAAACATAATtg GTATCCATCAAGAGTTTTTGTTGGTGATACGTTTTGCTATGTGTCAGGGATGACCTTTGCAGTTGTAGGCATTCTAAGTCATTTCAGTAAaactgttttactttttttcttGCCTCAGATTATTAACTTCATATATTCTGTCCctcaattatttcattttattccatGTCCAAGGCACAGGTTACCAAAATTTAGCGCCGAAACAAATTTACTCCATGCCAGTAgatctattataataaaaaaagatatgaaTGTTTTTACCAAAGTAATGCTtcaaattttaactttattacgCCTAGTTGACTTTACGGAAGATAATGAAAGtataactataaataatatgactcttatcaatttatttttaattaagctcGGACCAATGTCTGAAGTAATGCTCACcaaaaaaattttgttatttcaaattttatgtaGTTGTGTTGCTTTCGTTATCAGATATCCCTTAGCaacttatttttatgataaataa
- the LOC101740964 gene encoding UDP-N-acetylglucosamine--dolichyl-phosphate N-acetylglucosaminephosphotransferase isoform X3 has product MGSIYARLIKIKSFGNGLMDTQHFPHNEFAEFLAALLSICCMLLLGFADDVLDLRWRYKLVLPTVASLPLLVVYYVNFNSTTFIIPIPFRSWFGVSVNIGFLYYIYMGMLAVFCTNAINILAGINGIEVGQSFVIALSIVVFDIIELQGDQYKAHTFSLHIMIPYLATTLGLLKHNWYPSRVFVGDTFCYVSGMTFAVVGILSHFSKTVLLFFLPQIINFIYSVPQLFHFIPCPRHRLPKFSAETNLLHASRSIIIKKDMNVFTKVMLQILTLLRLVDFTEDNESITINNMTLINLFLIKLGPMSEVMLTKKILLFQILCSCVAFVIRYPLATYFYDK; this is encoded by the exons ATGGGATCGATTTATGCAAgactgataaaaataaaat CGTTTGGAAATGGATTAATGGATACACAACATTTTCCTCACAATGAA TTTGCAGAATTTCTGGCAGCATTGTTATCAATTTGCTGCATGCTACTTCTTGGATTTGCTGATGATGTGTTAGATCTTAGATGGAGGTATAAACTTGTGCTTCCAACAGTGGCATCATTGCCATTACTTGTGGTGTACTATGTCAACTTTAATTCAACAACATTCATAATACCTATACCATTTAGATCGTGGTTCGGAGTTTCTGTGAATATTG GCTTTTTGTATTATATCTATATGGGTATGCTTGCTGTCTTCTGTACAAATGCAATCAATATCTTAGCTGGAATTAATGGTATAGAAGTAGGACAATCATTTGTCATTGCACTTTCCATTGTGGTATTTGATATTATAGAACTTCAAGGAGACCAATACAAGGCCCATACATTTTCTCTGCATATAATGATACCTTATTTGGCAACAACACTAGGACTGTTAAAACATAATtg GTATCCATCAAGAGTTTTTGTTGGTGATACGTTTTGCTATGTGTCAGGGATGACCTTTGCAGTTGTAGGCATTCTAAGTCATTTCAGTAAaactgttttactttttttcttGCCTCAGATTATTAACTTCATATATTCTGTCCctcaattatttcattttattccatGTCCAAGGCACAGGTTACCAAAATTTAGCGCCGAAACAAATTTACTCCATGCCAGTAgatctattataataaaaaaagatatgaaTGTTTTTACCAAAGTAATGCTtcaaattttaactttattacgCCTAGTTGACTTTACGGAAGATAATGAAAGtataactataaataatatgactcttatcaatttatttttaattaagctcGGACCAATGTCTGAAGTAATGCTCACcaaaaaaattttgttatttcaaattttatgtaGTTGTGTTGCTTTCGTTATCAGATATCCCTTAGCaacttatttttatgataaataa